The Humulus lupulus chromosome 3, drHumLupu1.1, whole genome shotgun sequence genome window below encodes:
- the LOC133823235 gene encoding WAT1-related protein At5g07050-like, whose product MEGKTGCFSNFFQMTKPYIAMISLQFGYAGMNIITKVSLNRGMSHYVLVVYRHAFATAAIAPFALVLERKVRPKITFPIFIQLFVLGLLGPVIDQNFYYAGLKFTSPTFSCAMSNMLPAMTFVMAVLCRMEKLDMKKVRCQAKLVGTIVTVAGAMLMTLYKGQVINFFWVDQTHNLNSSATDAAAAASADKDWLKGSILLIIATLAWASFFILQAVTLRKYTAQLSLTAIVCFLGTLQSIAVTFVMEQKPSAWSIGWDMNLLAAAYAGIVSSGIAYYVQGIVMQKRGPVFVTAFSPLMMIIVAIMGSFILAENIYLGGILGAVLIVMGLYSVLWGKYKEYKEKEEEIIVEIVKGNTCGHQHDPDHHHSVNIFRIETVREDVIEGANDNDDIEMQKNRTNTENDNALAPAANICVPLPQPTVIALPIQDPKI is encoded by the exons aTGGAAGGGAAAACTGGATGCTTTAGTAATTTCTTTCAAATGACTAAGCCATACATAGCTATGATCTCTCTTCAGTTCGGCTATGCTGGGATGAACATAATTACCAAAGTGTCCCTCAACAGGGGAATGAGCCACTACGTCCTTGTTGTCTACAGGCACGCCTTTGCCACGGCCGCTATTGCTCCTTTCGCACTAGTTCTCGAGAG AAAAGTAAGACCCAAGATCACTTTTCCAATTTTTATCCAGcttttcgttctgggccttcttGG GCCTGTGATTGATCAGAACTTCTACTATGCTGGGCTAAAGTTCACATCTCCTACGTTCTCCTGTGCCATGAGCAACATGCTCCCAGCAATGACATTTGTCATGGCTGTTCTCTGCCG GATGGAGAAGTTAGACATGAAAAAAGTGAGATGCCAAGCAAAATTAGTGGGAACAATAGTGACGGTAGCAGGAGCAATGTTGATGACATTGTACAAAGGACAAGTAATTAATTTCTTCTGGGTTGACCAAACTCACAACCTCAATTCGTCTGCTACTGATGCTGCCGCCGCTGCCTCCGCTGACAAGGACTGGCTTAAGGGCTCCATTCTTCTCATTATAGCCACCCTTGCCTGGGCTTCCTTCTTTATCCTTCAGGCTGTGACACTAAGGAAATATACTGCTCAACTGTCACTCACTGCAATTGTGTGCTTCTTGGGGACCCTGCAATCTATTGCTGTCACCTTTGTTATGGAACAAAAGCCTTCTGCTTGGTCTATTGGTTGGGACATGAATCTCCTTGCTGCTGCCTATGCT GGTATAGTATCATCGGGCATAGCATACTATGTTCAAGGGATAGTGATGCAGAAAAGAGGCCCTGTTTTTGTCACTGCATTTAGCCCTCTGATGATGATCATTGTCGCTATCATGGGATCTTTCATCCTTGCGGAAAACATTTACCTCGGAGG TATTCTTGGTGCTGTTCTTATTGTGATGGGGTTGTACTCTGTTCTCTGGGGCAAATACAAGGAGTACAAGGAGAAGGAAGAAGAGATAATTGTAGAAATTGTTAAAGGAAACACCTGTGGGCATCAACATGATCCCGATCATCATCATAGTGTTAATATTTTCCGAATTGAAACTGTGAGAGAAGATGTCATTGAAGGAGCAAACGACAACGACGACATTGAAATGCAAAAGAATAGAACTAATACCGAAAATGACAATGCCTTAGCTCCTGCTGCAAACATTTGTGTGCCACTTCCCCAGCCCACAGTAATAGCTTTACCAATACAAGACCcaaaaatttaa